In Aquimarina spinulae, a single window of DNA contains:
- a CDS encoding asparaginase encodes MNTSPNILLIYTGGTIGMVKDFKTGALVAFDFDELLLNIPELKQLDCNINTISFEKPIDSSDMNVDRWKELGDIINDNYKKYDGFVVLHGSDTMSYTASAISFMFENLAKPIIFTGSQLPIGDLRTDAKENLITAIQISALQEKGKPVITEVGLYFEYKLLRANRTTKINAEHFEAFQSLNYPSLVESGVHLKINTSFLLTCSRRKKMVYHTHFDNNVIVVKMFPGINENILKSIFSLEAIKGVVLETYGAGNTTTKKWFIEIISDLIQKGIPVINVTQCIGGSVEMGKYDTSIALKKAGVISGKDITTEAAVAKLMYLLGEKLPLKVLKTIYETSLRGEMSEN; translated from the coding sequence ATGAATACTTCGCCAAACATATTACTTATTTATACCGGAGGAACCATTGGGATGGTAAAAGATTTCAAGACAGGTGCCCTGGTAGCTTTCGATTTCGATGAGTTGTTATTAAACATCCCAGAACTCAAACAATTAGATTGTAATATCAATACCATTAGTTTTGAGAAGCCTATTGATTCTTCTGATATGAATGTTGATCGATGGAAAGAATTGGGAGATATAATTAATGATAATTATAAAAAATATGATGGATTCGTTGTTTTACATGGAAGTGATACGATGTCCTATACAGCATCGGCGATTAGTTTTATGTTTGAAAACCTGGCTAAACCTATTATTTTTACAGGTTCTCAATTACCAATAGGCGATCTGCGAACCGATGCAAAAGAGAATTTGATTACTGCAATTCAGATTTCGGCATTACAAGAAAAAGGAAAGCCTGTAATTACAGAAGTAGGGCTCTATTTTGAATATAAATTGCTTAGAGCTAATAGGACTACTAAGATTAATGCAGAACATTTTGAAGCATTTCAATCCCTTAACTATCCATCTTTGGTAGAATCTGGAGTGCATCTTAAGATCAATACTTCTTTTTTACTAACGTGTAGTCGGCGAAAAAAGATGGTATATCATACTCATTTTGATAATAATGTTATTGTCGTTAAGATGTTTCCGGGGATTAATGAGAATATTTTGAAGAGTATTTTCTCTTTAGAAGCTATAAAAGGAGTGGTTTTAGAAACATATGGAGCAGGTAATACAACTACAAAAAAATGGTTTATCGAGATAATTTCTGATCTTATCCAAAAAGGAATACCAGTAATTAATGTTACACAATGTATAGGAGGAAGTGTAGAAATGGGTAAGTATGATACTAGTATTGCACTAAAAAAAGCAGGTGTTATTTCGGGAAAAGACATTACTACAGAGGCTGCAGTAGCAAAATTGATGTATTTGTTAGGGGAAAAATTACCCCTTAAAGTCCTCAAAACCATTTATGAAACCTCTCTTCGCGGCGAAATGTCAGAAAATTAA
- a CDS encoding tetratricopeptide repeat protein has translation MTPEEKYELFDRFCSNELSATEEKMLTKLISEDTSVAEEFKLYQELNSHLDTRFTSEKEEEALEGNLKTIGDLHFNKKATRKETKVIRMPVWAYAAAASVAVIFGVYFFGQSSPVYSDFANIPELSITERGSAEKDSKNAEHAFNSEDYAGAEKYLLILLSKDENNVEYQFYYGLSLLEQDKYVETTQVLEKLYQGNSGYKYKALWFEALNQLKQKKYDQCATLLENIPEDAEDYTRAQELLKKM, from the coding sequence ATGACCCCAGAAGAAAAATATGAGCTGTTTGATCGGTTCTGTAGCAACGAACTCTCTGCTACCGAAGAAAAAATGTTAACAAAACTGATTAGTGAAGATACATCTGTTGCAGAGGAGTTTAAACTATATCAAGAGTTAAATTCACATCTAGATACACGTTTTACTTCAGAAAAAGAGGAAGAAGCATTAGAAGGTAATTTGAAAACGATTGGAGATCTACACTTTAATAAGAAAGCAACTAGAAAAGAAACCAAAGTGATAAGAATGCCCGTTTGGGCATATGCTGCGGCTGCAAGTGTAGCTGTAATTTTTGGCGTATACTTTTTTGGGCAAAGTAGCCCTGTATATAGTGATTTTGCAAATATTCCCGAATTATCAATTACAGAAAGAGGAAGTGCAGAAAAGGATAGTAAGAATGCAGAACATGCCTTTAACTCAGAAGATTATGCTGGAGCAGAAAAGTACCTGTTGATATTGTTGTCAAAAGATGAAAATAATGTAGAATATCAATTCTATTATGGACTATCATTATTAGAACAGGATAAGTATGTAGAAACTACTCAGGTTTTAGAGAAACTGTATCAGGGAAACTCTGGATATAAATATAAGGCATTATGGTTTGAAGCACTAAACCAACTGAAACAAAAAAAATATGATCAATGTGCTACATTGTTAGAGAATATTCCCGAAGATGCAGAAGATTACACTAGGGCTCAGGAATTATTGAAAAAAATGTGA
- a CDS encoding TatD family hydrolase encodes MILTDTHTHIYSEAFDEDQDEMMQRAIKNGVTRFFVPAIDSTYTKAMYAIETKYPEHVFLMMGLHPTHVKENYKEELVFVENELKKRSNKEVDKNFYAIGEIGIDLYWDKTFLKAQQEAFKYQIQLAKKHKLPIVIHCREAFEEVFEVLESEKSDDLFGIFHCFTGTIDDAHRAIGYNMKLGIGGVVTFKNGKIDRFLDQISLDHIVLETDAPYLAPTPYRGKRNESSYLLNILEKLSDIYQKPIEEIAAITTKNSSDIFGI; translated from the coding sequence ATGATACTAACCGATACCCATACTCATATTTATAGTGAAGCCTTTGATGAGGATCAGGATGAAATGATGCAACGTGCTATAAAAAATGGGGTGACACGCTTTTTTGTTCCAGCTATTGATTCTACATATACCAAAGCTATGTATGCAATAGAAACCAAGTATCCAGAACATGTTTTTTTGATGATGGGATTGCACCCTACCCATGTAAAAGAGAATTACAAAGAGGAACTTGTGTTTGTAGAGAATGAACTTAAAAAACGTTCTAATAAGGAGGTCGACAAAAATTTTTATGCAATAGGGGAGATAGGTATAGATTTGTATTGGGATAAAACTTTTTTGAAGGCTCAACAAGAAGCTTTTAAATATCAAATCCAATTGGCAAAAAAGCACAAGTTACCTATAGTAATACATTGTCGCGAAGCTTTTGAAGAAGTTTTTGAAGTATTAGAATCAGAAAAAAGCGACGACCTATTTGGGATTTTTCATTGTTTTACAGGAACCATAGACGACGCCCATCGAGCTATAGGGTATAATATGAAATTAGGAATAGGAGGTGTCGTTACTTTTAAAAATGGTAAAATAGATAGATTTTTAGATCAGATTTCATTAGATCATATTGTACTGGAGACAGATGCACCTTATTTGGCACCAACCCCGTATCGAGGTAAACGTAACGAAAGTTCTTATTTACTTAATATTTTAGAAAAACTCTCAGATATATATCAAAAACCTATAGAAGAAATAGCTGCAATTACTACTAAAAACTCTAGCGATATATTCGGTATCTAG